One stretch of Manis pentadactyla isolate mManPen7 chromosome 10, mManPen7.hap1, whole genome shotgun sequence DNA includes these proteins:
- the KRT1 gene encoding keratin, type II cytoskeletal 1, with protein MSRQCSSRSGYRSGGGFSAGSAGLISSQRRTASSSVRRIGGGGGRFSGGGRCGGGGGGLGGGFGSRSLVNLGGSKSISMSVAGGGGRGGYGGGGFGGGGFGGGGFGGGGFGGGSYGGGFGGGGGGFGFGSGGFGGGVGPGFPSGGIHEVTINQSLLQPLNVEIDPDIQKVKSKERDQIKTLNNQFASFIDKVRFLEQQNQVLQTKWELLQQIDTSTKSRNLEPYFESYINNLKTRVEQLKGDQSRMDMELKNMEDLVEDYKKKYEDEINKRTNAENEFVTIKKDVDSAYLTKVDLQAKVDNLQQEIDFLTTLYQMELSQMQTHISETNVVLSMDNNRSLDLDSIIAEVKAEYESIAQRSKAEAETLYQNKYEELQVTAGKHGDNLKNSKMEISELNRVIQRLRSEIEGVKKQISGLHQSISDAEQRGEKALKDAQDKLAELEEALQKAKEDMARLLRDYQELMNTKLALDLEIATYRTLLEGEEIRMSGECPPNVSVSVSTSHTSVSGGSSRGGGGSYASGGSGGGGGGGGSYASGGSSGGYRGGSGGGGGSSGGRGSGGSSGGGRGSSSGGTAKTSGGSSSVKFISTSYSLGTR; from the exons ATGAGCAGACAGTGCAGTTCCAGGTCTGGGTATCGGAGTGGAGGAGGCTTCAGCGCTGGCTCTGCTGGGTTGATCAGCAGCCAGCGCAGGACGGCCAGCAGCTCTGTGCGCCGTATTGGTGGAGGTGGTGGGAGATTTTCAGGTGGTGGAagatgtggtggtggtgggggtggtctTGGAGGTGGCTTTGGAAGTCGGAGTCTTGTTAACCTTGGGGGCAGTAAAAGTATCTCCATGAGTGTGGCTGGAGGAGGTGGACGTGGTGGTTATGGTGGTGGTGGCTTCGGGGGTGGAGGTTTTGGGGGCGGtggttttggtggtggtggttttggTGGCGGCAGTTATGGGGGcggttttggtggtggtggtggtggctttGGTTTTGGCAGTGGTGGTTTTGGGGGTGGTGTGGGGCCTGGTTTCCCCTCTGGTGGCATACATGAAGTCACCATCAACCAGAGCCTTCTGCAGCCCCTCAATGTGGAGATTGACCCTGATATCCAAAAAGTAAAGTCTAAAGAAAGGGATCAAATCAAGACCCTCAACAACCAGTTCGCCTCCTTCATTGACAAG GTGAGGTTCCTGGAGCAGCAGAACCAGGTGCTGCAAACAAAATGGGAGTTGCTGCAGCAGATCGATACCTCCACGAAGAGCCGCAACTTAGAACCCTACTTTGAATCATACATTAACAATCTTAAAACTAGAGTGGAGCAACTGAAGGGCGACCAATCTCGGATGGATATGGAATTGAAGAATATGGAAGACCTGGTGGAAGACTACAAGAAAAA GTATGAAGATGAGATCAACAAGCGGACAAATGCAGAGAATGAATTTGTGACCATCAAGAAG GATGTGGATTCTGCTTATTTGACCAAGGTGGACCTTCAGGCCAAAGTTGACAACTTGCAACAAGAAATTGATTTCCTCACAACACTTTACCAGATG GAGCTGTCTCAGATGCAGACTCATATCAGTGAAACCAATGTCGTCCTGTCCATGGACAACAACCGTAGTCTGGACCTGGACAGCATCATTGCTGAAGTCAAGGCTGAATATGAGTCAATTGCTCAGAGGAGCAAGGCTGAGGCTGAGACCCTGTACCAGAACAAG TATGAAGAGCTCCAGGTGACTGCTGGCAAACATggagacaatttgaaaaattcaaagaTGGAGATTTCTGAGCTAAATCGGGTGATCCAGAGACTTCGATCTGAAATTGAGGGTGTCAAGAAGCAG ATCTCTGGGCTGCATCAGTCTATCAGTGATGCAGAGCAGCGCGGTGAGAAGGCCCTCAAAGATGCCCAGGACAAGCTGGCTGAGCTGGAGGAAGCCCTGCAGAAGGCCAAGGAAGACATGGCCCGCCTGCTGCGTGACTACCAGGAGCTGATGAACACCAAGCTGGCCCTGGATCTGGAAATTGCCACTTACAGGACCCTCCTAGAAGGGGAGGAAATCAG gatgTCTGGAGAGTGTCCCCCGAACGTGAGTGTGT CTGTGAGCACCAGCCACACCAGCGTCAGCGGAGGAAGCAGCCGGGGAGGCGGCGGCAGCTACGCTtccggcggcagcggcggcggcggcggcggcggcggcagctacGCCTCCGGAGGCAGCTCTGGGGGCTACAGAGGCGGCTCTGGAGGAGGCGGTGGCAGCTCCGGTGGCAGGGGTTCTGGCGGGAGCTCCGGAGGAGGCCGGGGGTCCAGCTCTGGGGGTACTGCCAAGACCTCTGGAGGCAGTTCCAGCGTGAAGTTTATTTCCACCAGCTATTCCCTAGGGACCAGATAA